Proteins from one Candidatus Dormiibacterota bacterium genomic window:
- the gltB gene encoding glutamate synthase large subunit — protein sequence MARSLLDPRYDRDACGVGFVAALDGQPSREVLDRSLTALARLGHRGAVASDGRSSDGVGVLTQLPRDFFLQQLSAANTPVEPHAPLAVAMLFLTPNDAQAESDAFERQTVKHGFRIILWRDVPIDPSLLGPKARDGLPRIRQALLTTATPAEHPSRDGAEQIERRLSLLRKAFERESGAYVCSLSSQTIVYKALCASGDLSAFYRDLADPAYASAFALFHQRFATNVLPRWSLAQPFRLLAHNGEINTIWGNRARMEARRASLNVQFEPLLSPGVSDSASLDEITELLARHDRTVCESLRMLMPPVADARESRFHRYHADVIEPWDGPAAVAFADGRYVGAALDRNGLRPCRYTIDDRMIVAGSEVGIADFDSDRVVCNGRLGPGEMIALDIREGRLLFDRDLSAGFEAEMPPGASVEAATLDPLPITPLDAATLTDLQRRFGYTREDLSFVLEPMASMGKEPLWSMGDDTPLAPLARSPRPFYAYFRQRFSQVTNPPIDPLREACVFSLRTRLGPWPHLLDKHAPLPGLTLASPMLSLGQVAALRQNAHPRSAELPLVQIDCTMNAAETLEDALVRICTEAVARVRRDKASILLLSDRNASVQAPPIPMAMAVGAVHRSLVDWGLRTQAGLAVEAGDCRDVHHAAVLIGYGAGAVCPWLALESVRAVAGDEAEARAIAAFDLGIAKIMSKCGISVLDSYRGAQLFDIIGLHESIAERCFAGSPSPLSGRTFDRIEALYRAPWAGTALVESELPDYGWVRFRRNDTAEMHGWQPQTARALQRAAGVARDAGKGIDPPVAWDAYTREIADRGVQNLRDLLALRAAGPAIAIDEVEDERCIMRRFIASAMSLGSLSPEAHQTIADAMNAIGGRSNTGEGGEDAPYDNKIKQVASARFGVTAAYLARAQEVEIKIAQGAKPGEGGQLPGHKVTEMIARLRHAQPGIALISPPPHHDIYSIEDLAQLIWDIKRVNPSATVGVKLVSEFGVGTVAAGVVKAYADFVTIAGNSGGTGASSLSSIKYAGNPWELGLAEAQQVLVHHGLRGRVRLRTDGGIRTARDVVVAALLGADEFAFGTSVLVALGCDMARQCHLNTCPAGIATQRPELRAKFRGKPEHLVRYFTNLAHDVRALLASLGLRNIDEAIGRVDLLDQVRDDGGLDLRAMLAASGDGPSRYQGGRNDRPLEREPLDDAWVEPALAAARAGLPYRREERVSNADRTLGARLAGRLALETFATAPDLRFHLHGTAGQSFGAFAVDGMSLALEGAANDFVGKGLCGGEIVLCPSGALAQTDDAGVILGNVALYGATAGSLFAAGSAGERFAVRNSGASAVVEGVGQHGCEYMTGGIVLVLGAAGGNFGAGMTGGTAYVIDTGGAFARERRYNADSVKIEAVSPTDDDAAMLRDLVARHASRTGSVRAQRLLDDWDATASHIVRVVPL from the coding sequence ATGGCGCGTTCGCTCTTGGATCCCCGTTACGATCGCGACGCCTGCGGCGTCGGCTTTGTTGCTGCGCTCGACGGCCAACCGAGCCGCGAGGTTCTCGATCGCTCGCTCACCGCGCTTGCCCGGCTCGGGCACCGCGGCGCGGTTGCATCCGACGGCCGCAGCAGCGACGGTGTCGGAGTGCTCACGCAGCTTCCGCGCGACTTCTTCCTCCAGCAACTCTCCGCGGCGAACACGCCGGTCGAGCCGCATGCGCCGCTTGCCGTCGCGATGCTCTTCCTTACCCCGAACGACGCGCAGGCCGAGTCCGACGCGTTCGAACGACAGACCGTCAAGCACGGTTTTCGAATTATCCTATGGCGCGACGTTCCAATCGACCCGTCGCTCCTAGGGCCGAAAGCTCGAGATGGACTCCCAAGAATACGGCAGGCGCTGCTCACCACAGCGACTCCCGCGGAGCACCCATCTAGAGACGGCGCAGAGCAGATCGAGCGCCGTCTCTCACTTTTACGCAAGGCCTTCGAGCGCGAGTCCGGCGCGTATGTCTGTTCGCTCTCGTCGCAGACGATCGTGTACAAGGCGCTCTGCGCAAGCGGCGACCTGTCCGCCTTTTATCGCGACCTCGCCGACCCGGCGTACGCGAGCGCGTTCGCGCTCTTTCACCAGCGGTTCGCGACCAACGTGCTGCCTCGTTGGTCGTTGGCGCAGCCGTTTCGCTTGCTCGCGCACAACGGCGAGATCAATACGATCTGGGGCAATCGCGCGCGAATGGAGGCCCGGCGCGCGTCGTTGAACGTGCAGTTCGAACCGCTCCTCTCGCCGGGCGTTTCCGATTCTGCGAGCCTGGACGAGATCACCGAACTGCTCGCGCGCCACGATCGCACCGTCTGCGAATCGTTGCGCATGCTGATGCCTCCGGTCGCCGACGCTCGCGAATCGCGCTTTCATCGGTATCACGCCGACGTCATCGAACCGTGGGATGGGCCGGCGGCGGTTGCGTTCGCCGACGGGCGCTACGTGGGAGCCGCGCTCGACCGCAACGGCTTGCGCCCGTGCCGGTACACGATCGACGACCGCATGATCGTCGCCGGCTCCGAAGTGGGCATCGCCGATTTCGATTCCGACCGCGTCGTATGCAACGGGCGCCTGGGGCCGGGCGAGATGATCGCCCTCGACATACGCGAGGGGCGCCTGCTGTTCGACCGCGATCTCTCCGCCGGGTTTGAAGCGGAGATGCCGCCCGGAGCGTCGGTCGAAGCGGCAACGCTCGATCCGCTGCCCATCACCCCGCTGGACGCGGCGACGTTGACCGATCTGCAGCGCCGATTCGGTTATACGCGCGAGGACCTCTCGTTCGTGCTGGAGCCGATGGCTTCGATGGGCAAGGAGCCGCTCTGGTCGATGGGCGACGACACGCCGCTCGCGCCGCTCGCGCGTTCTCCGCGCCCGTTCTACGCGTACTTCCGGCAACGGTTCTCGCAAGTGACCAACCCGCCGATCGATCCGCTGCGCGAAGCCTGCGTCTTCTCGCTGCGCACGCGGCTGGGCCCGTGGCCGCATCTTCTCGATAAGCACGCGCCGCTGCCGGGGCTCACGCTGGCATCGCCGATGCTCTCGCTCGGGCAGGTCGCCGCGCTGCGGCAGAACGCGCATCCGCGCAGTGCCGAACTTCCGCTCGTGCAGATCGATTGCACCATGAACGCCGCGGAGACGCTCGAAGACGCGCTGGTGCGAATCTGCACCGAGGCGGTGGCTCGCGTGCGTCGCGACAAGGCCAGCATCTTGCTGCTGAGCGATCGCAACGCATCGGTGCAAGCGCCGCCGATTCCGATGGCCATGGCGGTCGGCGCCGTCCACCGCTCGCTTGTCGATTGGGGATTGCGCACGCAAGCGGGCCTCGCGGTGGAAGCGGGCGACTGCCGCGACGTCCACCACGCGGCGGTCCTGATCGGCTACGGCGCAGGCGCCGTCTGCCCGTGGCTCGCGCTCGAATCGGTGCGCGCCGTCGCGGGAGACGAAGCGGAAGCTCGCGCCATCGCCGCTTTCGATCTGGGCATCGCGAAGATCATGTCGAAGTGCGGCATCTCGGTGCTCGATAGTTATCGCGGCGCGCAATTGTTCGACATCATCGGCCTCCACGAATCGATCGCCGAGCGTTGCTTCGCCGGTTCCCCTTCGCCGTTATCGGGCCGCACGTTCGACCGGATCGAAGCGCTCTACCGCGCTCCGTGGGCGGGTACCGCCCTGGTGGAGAGCGAGCTTCCCGACTACGGATGGGTACGTTTTCGCCGCAACGATACCGCAGAAATGCACGGTTGGCAGCCGCAGACCGCGCGCGCGCTCCAACGCGCGGCGGGCGTTGCGCGCGATGCGGGCAAAGGCATCGATCCGCCGGTTGCGTGGGATGCCTACACGCGCGAAATCGCCGACCGCGGCGTGCAGAATCTACGCGATCTGCTCGCGCTACGCGCGGCCGGCCCCGCGATCGCGATAGACGAGGTTGAAGACGAACGTTGCATCATGCGGCGCTTCATCGCCAGCGCGATGTCGCTTGGGAGCCTCAGCCCCGAAGCACACCAAACGATCGCCGACGCGATGAACGCGATCGGAGGGCGTTCCAATACGGGCGAGGGCGGCGAAGACGCCCCGTACGACAACAAGATCAAACAAGTTGCTTCGGCGCGTTTCGGCGTGACGGCAGCGTATCTCGCACGCGCGCAAGAGGTCGAGATCAAGATCGCCCAAGGTGCCAAGCCGGGCGAGGGCGGGCAGCTTCCCGGGCACAAGGTTACCGAGATGATCGCGCGTCTGCGCCACGCGCAACCGGGAATCGCGCTGATTAGCCCTCCGCCGCACCACGACATCTACTCGATCGAAGATCTCGCCCAATTGATTTGGGATATCAAGCGCGTCAACCCAAGCGCAACCGTCGGCGTCAAGCTCGTCTCGGAGTTCGGCGTCGGAACGGTGGCCGCCGGCGTCGTGAAAGCCTATGCCGATTTCGTCACGATCGCCGGCAACAGCGGCGGCACGGGCGCATCGTCGCTCTCCTCCATCAAATACGCCGGCAATCCGTGGGAGCTTGGCCTGGCCGAAGCGCAGCAAGTGCTCGTGCATCACGGTTTGCGCGGGCGCGTTCGCCTTCGCACCGATGGCGGCATCCGGACCGCGCGCGACGTCGTCGTTGCGGCGCTGCTCGGCGCCGATGAGTTTGCGTTCGGCACCTCGGTGCTCGTCGCGCTGGGCTGCGACATGGCGCGCCAGTGTCACCTCAATACCTGCCCCGCGGGCATTGCAACGCAGCGCCCCGAGTTGCGCGCGAAGTTCCGCGGCAAGCCGGAGCATCTCGTTCGCTATTTTACGAACCTCGCGCACGACGTACGAGCGCTGCTTGCATCGCTGGGACTCCGCAATATCGACGAAGCGATCGGCCGTGTGGATTTGCTCGATCAAGTGCGCGACGACGGCGGCCTGGATCTTCGCGCGATGCTCGCGGCGAGCGGCGATGGGCCGAGCCGCTACCAGGGCGGGCGCAACGATCGTCCGCTCGAGCGCGAACCGCTCGACGACGCCTGGGTAGAACCGGCGCTAGCCGCCGCGCGCGCCGGCCTGCCGTACCGGCGCGAAGAGCGCGTGAGCAATGCCGATCGTACGCTCGGTGCGCGCCTCGCGGGGCGCCTCGCGCTCGAAACGTTTGCAACCGCACCCGATCTACGCTTCCACCTGCACGGCACCGCCGGGCAGTCGTTTGGTGCGTTCGCCGTAGATGGAATGTCGCTGGCCCTCGAAGGCGCGGCGAATGATTTTGTCGGGAAGGGACTCTGCGGCGGCGAGATCGTGCTATGCCCGTCCGGCGCGCTCGCACAAACCGACGATGCAGGAGTGATCCTGGGGAACGTGGCGCTCTACGGCGCAACCGCGGGCAGCCTCTTCGCCGCCGGTAGCGCGGGCGAGCGATTCGCCGTGCGTAATTCCGGCGCGTCCGCCGTGGTCGAAGGCGTAGGCCAGCACGGCTGCGAGTACATGACCGGAGGAATCGTGCTGGTGCTCGGAGCGGCAGGCGGCAACTTCGGCGCCGGTATGACCGGCGGCACCGCCTACGTGATCGATACCGGCGGCGCCTTCGCGCGGGAACGGCGCTACAACGCCGACTCCGTGAAGATCGAGGCCGTGAGCCCCACCGATGACGATGCGGCGATGCTACGCGACTTGGTCGCACGGCATGCGAGCCGCACCGGTAGCGTGCGCGCGCAGCGTTTGCTCGACGATTGGGATGCGACCGCCTCGCACATCGTGCGCGTCGTGCCGCTGTAG
- a CDS encoding DUF427 domain-containing protein produces the protein MRVVITEKGSGNVIADAREAAVQKVEGNWYVDGSAVDSSHLETTAHDYTCPYKGRCFYVDYVEGEKRIARVAWIYDNPKDGWEHIKGKYGFYAGEAAARIGKTVETITE, from the coding sequence ATGCGAGTAGTTATTACCGAAAAAGGCTCCGGCAACGTGATCGCGGACGCCCGCGAGGCAGCCGTCCAAAAAGTCGAAGGCAACTGGTACGTCGACGGGTCCGCCGTCGATAGTTCACATCTTGAAACGACGGCGCACGATTACACCTGTCCCTACAAGGGGCGCTGCTTCTACGTCGATTACGTTGAAGGTGAGAAGCGCATCGCACGCGTCGCCTGGATTTATGATAATCCCAAAGACGGCTGGGAGCACATCAAGGGCAAGTACGGATTTTACGCGGGCGAAGCTGCCGCTCGCATCGGAAAAACCGTCGAGACGATTACCGAGTAA
- a CDS encoding catalase — MSETNGKQGPEKLTGNFGAAISDNQNSLSAGDPGPLLLTDYHLIEKNAHFNRERVPERVVHAKGAGAFGYFEVTEDVSQYTKAAFLNGKGKRTEALARFSTVAGELGSADTARDPRGFALKFYTEDGNYDLVGNNTPVFFIRDPLKFPDFIHSQKRLPQSHLRDADMQWDFWSLSPESLHQVTFLMGDRGIPAAFQHMNGYGSHTYQWINAKGETHWVKYHFKPELGVKNYTRQEAARIAGEDPDHHTRSLFNLIAGGDVAAWRLFVQIMPHEEAFTYKWDPFDVTKVWSHKDYPLIPVGRLVLDRNPANYFADIEQAAFEPSNVVPGIYYSPDKMLQGRVFAYADAHRYRIGPNYATLPVNRPHNAAVNNYQRDGHMRYDDNGGNKPVYEPNSLGGPTQRPEYAEPAFALKGTTGRYAQASYRNDDYQQAGDLYRLMSAEEKARLIDTIVNAMTGIRREVQERQLGHFTKADAEFGAGIARGLGLVPA, encoded by the coding sequence ATGAGCGAAACCAACGGCAAGCAAGGGCCGGAGAAACTGACCGGCAATTTCGGCGCGGCGATCTCCGATAATCAAAACTCACTGTCGGCCGGCGATCCCGGGCCGCTACTCTTAACCGATTACCATCTCATCGAAAAGAACGCGCACTTCAATCGCGAGCGCGTCCCCGAACGGGTGGTCCACGCTAAAGGCGCGGGCGCATTCGGGTACTTCGAAGTCACCGAAGATGTCAGCCAATACACCAAGGCCGCGTTTTTGAACGGCAAAGGCAAACGCACCGAGGCGCTCGCGCGCTTCTCCACCGTCGCCGGCGAGTTGGGCTCGGCCGATACGGCACGCGATCCGCGTGGGTTTGCCCTGAAGTTTTATACCGAAGACGGCAACTACGACTTGGTCGGCAATAACACGCCGGTCTTTTTCATTCGCGATCCGCTGAAGTTTCCCGACTTCATCCATTCGCAGAAACGCTTGCCGCAGTCGCATCTGCGCGATGCCGACATGCAGTGGGATTTCTGGTCGCTCTCACCGGAATCGCTGCACCAAGTAACGTTCTTGATGGGCGATCGCGGCATTCCCGCGGCATTCCAACACATGAACGGCTACGGCAGCCATACCTATCAGTGGATTAACGCCAAAGGCGAAACGCACTGGGTAAAGTACCACTTCAAACCGGAACTCGGTGTGAAGAACTACACGCGCCAAGAAGCGGCGCGCATCGCCGGCGAAGACCCCGATCATCACACGCGCAGCCTCTTCAATCTCATCGCCGGAGGAGACGTCGCGGCGTGGCGGCTGTTCGTGCAGATCATGCCGCACGAAGAAGCATTCACCTACAAGTGGGATCCGTTCGACGTCACCAAAGTGTGGTCGCATAAGGATTATCCGCTCATCCCGGTCGGCCGTCTGGTGCTCGATCGCAATCCGGCAAATTACTTTGCCGATATCGAACAGGCGGCTTTCGAGCCGTCCAACGTCGTGCCGGGCATCTACTACTCGCCCGACAAGATGCTGCAAGGCCGCGTCTTCGCCTATGCGGACGCGCACCGTTATCGGATCGGGCCGAACTACGCGACGCTGCCGGTCAACCGCCCGCACAATGCCGCGGTGAACAACTACCAGCGCGACGGCCATATGCGCTACGACGACAACGGCGGCAACAAGCCGGTGTACGAGCCGAACAGTCTAGGTGGCCCGACGCAGCGGCCGGAGTATGCCGAGCCCGCCTTCGCGCTCAAGGGCACGACCGGGCGCTACGCGCAGGCTTCCTATCGTAACGACGACTACCAACAGGCGGGCGATCTCTATCGTCTGATGTCGGCCGAAGAAAAGGCGCGCCTGATCGATACGATCGTCAACGCGATGACGGGTATTCGGCGCGAGGTGCAAGAGCGGCAACTCGGGCACTTCACCAAAGCCGATGCCGAATTCGGCGCGGGCATCGCGCGCGGCCTAGGCCTCGTCCCCGCCTAA